AATGCAAAAATCCTGTAGCCTTCCGCAATCCTGACTTTATTTTCCGCCTTGGATAGGTATACGCGGAAAGGCTTGCCCGTGGAGCCACCTGTATTGACAGATATAAGCGTGCTTTTAGCAAATTTTGAAGAGAGTATCTGCTGAGGCGGCATTGCCCTTAACTCTTCCTTGCTGATAATGGACAGTTTGTAAATGTCAGCCACGCCCTTGACGCTCTGCGGCGACACGCCCTCCTTATCAAGGGCTTTCCGGTAAAAAGGGACTGTTAAATAGGCATGCAAAATTATTTTCCGAAATTTTTCATCTTGATACTTTTCCAATTCCCCGGAAGTGAGCCCCAGATTTTTTTTTATTTTGCGATAGTGTCTAAGAATGTCGAATTCCCACAATTTGCTCCCCAAAAAATCCAGGATTCCATTATTGCCAGAAGGCAACAGGTTAATTCCGGCATCGGGCCTGTCATCAGTGTTTTTCATGTTGCGCCCCTGGCATGTCAGCCATGCGGATGGCCTGGATTGGACCTGATTTCATCCAGGTGAGTGTTGTAATACCCCTTCCCAAGCCTCCTGATTTTTACCCCCATGATATTGTGTGTCACAGGATTGAAAAATTTGGCATAGAGATGCATTCTCTCGAATTTGGCGCCCCTCATTATCTTGGCCCTTGCCATTGATTGCCCAAAATCAATTCTTTTGCACTTCAGGCTGATGGCTTTTTTAATTGATTCCGCATAGACCAGGTTGAAGTATACTCCCTTGCTCTCCGCTCTTTCATGGAATTGCCCGCATCTTAATCCATGGAAGCAGTTCTTATCATAAATTCCAATTGTGAATCCCAAGATTGCATCATCCTCTTTGGCAACCAAAGAACTTGTATTCTGGATATGCTGATACATGGCCCTGAATGAAGCCTCGCTCAATTCCACCTTGTCATGCCCATATTTCTTCATAAGTGCCGCATGCAATAAGGCATACTCATTTGCAAATCTGTCGATGTCAGTTATTTCCTCGATTTTGATGTGATTCCTGGCCAATACTGTTGCATCATATTTCAGGTTGTCGCGCCGGATTTTCTTCAGTGATTTGAGAAAGGCCTCATAAGTTGGATAGCCAATATCCATGTAAAAATAGGCGTCGTAATATGCTTTTATGTATCCGTTTTTTTTGAGCAGATTGTTCAGAGCATAGTTGCTTTCAGGCACCGCAGGGAAAAAAACTGCATGGCACCCTTCATTTTGCGCTTCTTTCTCAATTGCATTCAGCATTTCAAGCATAAGCGATGATTTTGTTGAAGTGTCGAGAATTTTTATGTCAGATCGTGGACGCAAAGGAGTATATGCACATAAAAGTCTATCAGTTTTGAGGCCCAGTTTGCCCATCCTGATCCTGAGATTGCCTTTAAGGTACGCAAAAGGGTCAAATGTATATGGACCTTCCTGAATGAAAGCTGGAGCAAAGGCTGCAATTTTACCATCATGATAACCCAGAAAGTATTTGGGATACACCTTGTCTATATTTTCAGATTCAGCAAACTCATAGACTCCTTTGCTGTACAATACATTATTAAAAATATCCAAATCAGTAGCATCTATAACATTAATCGCATTATATATCTTAATATTCATTTCCAGAAACCCGTTTAATTTGTTTAAAATTTAAAAGTATTTTCTCTATTTTCTTTGCCGATTTTTCCCAAGAATATGCAGATATAACATATTCTCTCCCAAGTTTTCCTCTTTTTTGTCTATACCGTTTATTCTGCAGCAAAAATTCAATTTTGTGTGCCAAGGATTCGACATTATTTTCCTGAAAATACTCCACTTTATTTCCATATACTTCATTAAGAATTGGTATATTTGCGCAAATACATGGTATTCCACAATAGAGCGCTTCCATTGGAGGCATTCCAAATCCCTCAAATGAAGATGGAAAAACCATGAATAAGGATTTTTTGATTTCCGGCCACTTTTGCTCGTCAGTTATTGAACCCTTAAACTCACATTTAATATTCAGTCTTGCGGCCAATTCAGTGAGTTTACTCTTTTCTTCACCCGTACCACATATCACAAGTTTGGGTGCATTTTTAATTTTAGACAATGCCTTGATTAATATGTCAATATTCTTATAGGTGTTAAGCCTCCCTATATAGATTATCTGGTTTTCCTTTTTGGGTGTCGATATTTTGTCAACTTTGTCAAAATCCATGCCGGGATATACTACTCCATCAATTTTTCTCCCCAGCCATCTCTGATTTTCAGATGCAGTGAGTTTCGAATTGGCTATGATAATATCAGTTTTTTTTAGTGCATCTCTAGCTTGCAGCCACAATTTTTTGAACCTGCCCTTAAAAGCGTGTACCCATCGTTGCCCTAACTGTTCTTTCATCCAAATAGGAGTTTCAAAAACAAATGCGACCGAAGGTATGTCAAATTTTTCACCTAAATCCTGGGCTTTTATTGCGCTGTACCGGTGATAACCAAGGACAAAGTCTATCTTTTTCTCATTCCTAAAAAATGACTCAATTTTCAGTTTCCCATGAAGTTTGTCCCATGTGCGGTTTAGGAAACCCACTCCTTTGACTATGCGAGGCAGCTGACCTGTGTAATAAATCTGGAGATTTTCAGTCATTTCGGCCTCATCGGTATATGTGTTATTTGTACTTGCAAACACTGTGACTTTGTGACCCTTTTTGGCAAGATACTCTGCAAATTTAAAAATTGAGTAATCGCCGCCGCCAACAAGCTTAGAGTTGTTAAGAGTAAAAACCAGATTCATTTTTCGCACAATCCTATTTTCTGCCGCATGTACGGTAGTTTGGTTGGCTTGTGTTCGTTTATTCTGATCGAGTCTTGATTCGATAAACACCCTTTTCCCTGTCCTGCCCAAGGGGATTTTATCGACTTTTTTAATCACTATCTTCATGTCATGACCGCAATAACTCTGCAAATTTTTCCGAAGGCGTTCAATGCCTTCATGGTAATTATGCCCCTTTGGAACAAGATGAACTTCTATCATGTCGGGTTTCACATGAATAATTTTATAGTGTTTCACATGCTTTGCTTCCCATTCAAAAACAGTCTGAAAGTAGATTCCATCGAGAATTTTGCCGGAAACCGAACGCATTTGATCTACAATTCGTCCTTCGATATTACCGATTTTCGGCAAGGTGCTTCCACACATGCAAGATTCTTTACCCATAATAATCCTATCCCCTATTTTGTATCGAATAAATGGCATAACATAATTATTCAAATTGGTTATAACCATATCCCCTGATTTCCCCTTCACCACAGGATTTCCTTTACTACCAACTGCTTCTACAACAAATCGAGTTGGATCATAGTGAAGTCCTTGTTGGTACTTACATTCTTGCGCAAGATACATACCTTCAGCGGCCCCAAACGAATCATAAATCTTGCAATCCAATCTGTCTTCAATTAGTTCTCGGGTGTCCTTAGTCAGGATTTCTCCAACTGTTATGACAATTGGAACGTGCACCTTAAGATTTTTATCTCGCAACCAATCTGCAAATGTCTTAAGAGGAGAGGGATAACTTTCGATTGTTTTTGGCTTGAATTTCTTGATGTACATAACCCACTTGTTAAACAGTTTATGACTCATGTCAAAAGAACTCAAGAAACCCACATTACTTAGTATGCTACCCACATTAGTTCCTTTGGGCCTTTCACCACGAATTAGTAATCTACGATCGCCCAATTTGACTCCCACATTTAAAAGCCATTTTATCCGGGCACACGATTCACCCATAGCATCGTTTGCATCCTTGTAAAACTCAAATGGTTGCTTAGTGGATCCAGAAGTTTTATCCAGAATTTTTCGGTTTTTGTCAACATTCCTAGAGACAATTCTTTCGGGA
This genomic stretch from Candidatus Woesearchaeota archaeon harbors:
- a CDS encoding glycosyltransferase yields the protein MKIASKTPMHRIKYLLKAKGKFWSTLEGQLRMQEVPLTKLKKLQLIKLRKLLEYSYNNVDFYHKKFQEAGIRPVDITSLKDIEKIPITTKDELRANFPERIVSRNVDKNRKILDKTSGSTKQPFEFYKDANDAMGESCARIKWLLNVGVKLGDRRLLIRGERPKGTNVGSILSNVGFLSSFDMSHKLFNKWVMYIKKFKPKTIESYPSPLKTFADWLRDKNLKVHVPIVITVGEILTKDTRELIEDRLDCKIYDSFGAAEGMYLAQECKYQQGLHYDPTRFVVEAVGSKGNPVVKGKSGDMVITNLNNYVMPFIRYKIGDRIIMGKESCMCGSTLPKIGNIEGRIVDQMRSVSGKILDGIYFQTVFEWEAKHVKHYKIIHVKPDMIEVHLVPKGHNYHEGIERLRKNLQSYCGHDMKIVIKKVDKIPLGRTGKRVFIESRLDQNKRTQANQTTVHAAENRIVRKMNLVFTLNNSKLVGGGDYSIFKFAEYLAKKGHKVTVFASTNNTYTDEAEMTENLQIYYTGQLPRIVKGVGFLNRTWDKLHGKLKIESFFRNEKKIDFVLGYHRYSAIKAQDLGEKFDIPSVAFVFETPIWMKEQLGQRWVHAFKGRFKKLWLQARDALKKTDIIIANSKLTASENQRWLGRKIDGVVYPGMDFDKVDKISTPKKENQIIYIGRLNTYKNIDILIKALSKIKNAPKLVICGTGEEKSKLTELAARLNIKCEFKGSITDEQKWPEIKKSLFMVFPSSFEGFGMPPMEALYCGIPCICANIPILNEVYGNKVEYFQENNVESLAHKIEFLLQNKRYRQKRGKLGREYVISAYSWEKSAKKIEKILLNFKQIKRVSGNEY
- a CDS encoding GNAT family N-acetyltransferase; protein product: MNIKIYNAINVIDATDLDIFNNVLYSKGVYEFAESENIDKVYPKYFLGYHDGKIAAFAPAFIQEGPYTFDPFAYLKGNLRIRMGKLGLKTDRLLCAYTPLRPRSDIKILDTSTKSSLMLEMLNAIEKEAQNEGCHAVFFPAVPESNYALNNLLKKNGYIKAYYDAYFYMDIGYPTYEAFLKSLKKIRRDNLKYDATVLARNHIKIEEITDIDRFANEYALLHAALMKKYGHDKVELSEASFRAMYQHIQNTSSLVAKEDDAILGFTIGIYDKNCFHGLRCGQFHERAESKGVYFNLVYAESIKKAISLKCKRIDFGQSMARAKIMRGAKFERMHLYAKFFNPVTHNIMGVKIRRLGKGYYNTHLDEIRSNPGHPHG